DNA from Coffea arabica cultivar ET-39 chromosome 10c, Coffea Arabica ET-39 HiFi, whole genome shotgun sequence:
CTAACCTAGCAAGACAAACAAGAAGATGTGTTCAACAACTGAAAAACATGTTTTGGAAGATTCTGTCAAATTCTCACTTCACTTCACCAAGTAACCAATCGTGTCAAAATATCGTCCCAATGAACCAAATGAAAGTACTTCAAGCATGGGAAACTTTCTACATGCTTCAATATCAGATTATAATACAACTCCACAATGGCATGGTTATCAATTACTGAATTAAGTGACAGAAGGGACCATTAGATAGGCTGTCAAACTTCAAGACCgagggctttttttttttttttttactttactcCAGTTTTCAGATAATACCAAAACAAAAAGGCTTTTACTTAGGCCTTTGGTGGAATTTAGCAGTGAAGTACTGGAATTTAGCTGTTTAGTACCAACACCAAAATAGATCCGAGGTCGTATTTGTTCTTGAAGTCCTCGGATCCGACATGGCTCGGATCCACTACACCAGAAGTTTATCCGAGGTCTCGGATCCAACAGGAACTTgtaggatccgagctcggatccccTGTTTTAATTTTTGGCGCTTCAAatgatccgaggtcggatccttCTGGGTTTTATACGATTCGAGCTCGGATCATATGCCCAAAAATTACAGCAGTACATATTCATTATACAGAGGGCCGAGGGGACGGAAGGGCAACCAAAGCCAGTAATCAACAACGACATAACTTAAACAAAAAAAGGGAACAGGGATAAACAAACCTGGTATAATCTGAGCTGGGTAGCAGCTGAGAAATGAAGCGGTGGCGAAGAGTGTGGTGAAGCGGCGAAGGCTATGAATCGGCGAAGATGAACTGACTTGAAGCGCAACCGGCAAAGGGGAAGGAGGAAGGCCGGCGTGGCGGACGGCTATGAAGCGGCGAAGGCTACCAAGGTTGGCACCATTTGGTGAAGCGGCGAAGATGAAACGAAAATAGACGGAAAAAGGGACAACCAAAACCCAGCTGCGATGAATTGATGGGTAGCAGCTGAGAAATGAGATTCGAAATTGAGCTGAAGCGGGAAACCGAAGAGTGTCTTGGAGGCTAAAGCCGGTTGAACTGATGCTTCAACAGGTGAAGCTTGGGTTTAGACAATTGCGGTCAGAATTGAATTTTCGGTCAAAAAAGCTTGAGTACCTCGCATTTCTTGAATGCGAGGTAAAAAGCTCGCATTCTGCAAAATGCGAGCTCTTGAGCTCGCAACCGCAGAATGCgagcttgtttttcttttttttttaaagcacttacctcgcatttgtgaaatgcgaggtaCCTGTGAAATGCGAGGTACCTgaactcgcatttcacaaatgcgaagatCACATTTGTGGAAGCTGCTTCACTAATCACCCCCTTTGTAGTATAACTTTTATTTTTCATCACAAATTAAGAATTTTCTCTTGTTCACGTGCTGAGACAGTGCACCTTTCGTTTTTGAAGTGCACATTTCATTTATGGACGCGGGGCTGGAGCGGTTGTCAGAACAACCGCTCCGGAAGGTGTAACACCATTTGTACATGGTGTAACATCATCTGTACAAGGTGTAACAATTGAACAACAGCGAGTAAAATAAAACAACATTTTTGTGGGTCCCACACggcgtgaaaatcgagttacaagaCGTGATCTGAGTCGCACAAATTTCTGAGGCTTCATCCAAGCCATGAATTGTTTGGGACGGTTGTCTCTGGCAACCGTCCAGGCCCCTCGTCCTTCATTTATTCATGGACCCGCCAGTGGGCCAGGAAACTTTGACAAAACTGCTCTTGAATTCTCCTTTTCTGTTCACATATTTTGCATGTGTTAAAATTGCTTTTGTTGTATGCGTTATATTTTTGCGCCaacaaatattatttttgtacaaaaagtcTGATGACAGCAAGCGGGTTTTGGCAGGAATAAAAAAGTTGAGCTGCATATGGGTCCTGGCATGAATGCTACATACATTATAGCAATATGATTGAACTTTTACAAACGTTAATATTATCATATTGTCATGCCAATGTTCCGGATTTCATCTTGTATAGGatctataaaattttattttataattatatattttttaaaataaattacatCGTGTTCAGAAAAAGTTATATCGTATATATTTTGCACATAAACTATTATTTCTGTAACCACTCCTACCCCTAGTCCGAATGCTACATACGTTATGGCAATATGATTGATCTTTCACATAGGTTAATCTTAATTTGTCGGTAGTTAGGACCCAATTCAACATGATTGTACGGTTTAGGTTCCTTTTAAGCTATTATTGTTTCTTCCAAGATTTAGCATGCTAATTTTCTAACGGGTTCATTCATGTTACTGATCAATTACCCTTTAAATTATTGATTGGTGATAATTTTAACCGATCGGCTTTCCAATCATTGAACTTGAGCCAAGAACTTGGCCTCAATCATGCATCTACCATGCAACAACTCCATtagcattgaaaaaaaaataatagtacTCGGCatcaacttttctttttcattttcttttgggttgtcATTAGTTGGAATTAAATTAGTTAATTTTAGTTTATTGCTCAACCATAATTAGTCATTTTCTCCTGCAGCTGTCAGAGAAAACTTTGTCGGTTTGCCCTTTACCCCATTATTACGATTCAGCTTCATTTGCCCAAATATTCGCATCTTGAGCTCATCAACCACAAATATTCCACTTCATTATACGTCCAATGGATCCAAAATTGagactttttattattatataagGAATGCTTCCATTCTCCTAACAAAGAAAACCATAGGATTCCAGAGATTCAATCAAATCGCCAATGGAGCAGACATCAAACGACGAATCTAATACTCGTAGATTCAGAGTTTTGATGTTCCCATGGCTAGCTCATGGCCACATGTCTCCCTTCTTAGAACTGTCCAAGAGACTTGCCCAAAACAACTTCCAGGTCTACTTTTGTTCCACTGAGGTAAATCTGAGTTTCATCAAGAAAGATAGAAACTTGGACGAGTACTTCTCCGATCATTCAATAGAATTAGTGCAACTTGATTTGCCACACTTCCCTGAACTCCCTCCACACTATCACACAACCAAAAACCTCCCACCCCATCTGAATCCAACCCTCCATGTTGCGTTTTACATGGGAAAGACCAACTTCCAAAGCATCCTTGACACTTTGAAACCTGATTTGCTAATCTACGATATTTTCCAACCATGGGCCTCGAAGCTGGCTTCACTGATTCATATCCCATCTGTTCTTTTCATGGCCGTTGGAGCAGTTTACTGGTCTTGGTCGTACTTTTATGATGCCATCAATAAAGGATACTCCGGTATCGATGGGACTTACCCTTTTCCTGCAATTGTTCTCAAGGATTATGAAATAAAGAATTCGGCagcaattctccaagaattcaaaaaaaatgcTTCCGAAGAAGTTTTGCTATCTACAACTAAGAGCTTTGAAGTATCTTCTGACATTGTTTTGTTGAAAACCTGGAGAGAGATTGAGGGGAAATACATTGATCACTTATCTTCCTGTTGTGGGAAGAAGATTGTAGCTGTAGGACCTCTTGctgaactaaaacatgatgataccaagaaggaagaggaggaggagaacaGTTCCCATCTCATCAAATTTCTGAACGATAGAAGTGAATCATCAGTGgtttatgtttcttttgggAGCGAATGCTTTTTGTCCGAGGAAGAAAGGGAAGAGATGGCATACGGGCTGGAGTTGAGTAATGCTGACTTCATATGGGTAGTCAGATTCCCCGTGGGACATGCCATTGCCCTTGAAGAAGCTCTACCCGAAGGGTTTCTCGAGAGGGTGAAAACGAGGGGAGTGGTGGTGGATGGATGGGCACCACAGGCTAAAATTCTTGAACACCCAAGCACTGGTGGTTTTGTGAGTCATTGTGGATGGGGTTCTTTTATGGAAAGCATATATTATGGGGTTCCATTGTTAGCCTTGCCCATGCTTTATGATCAGCCTCACCATGCTAGACTTGCGGTGGAGATTGGTGTTGGCATTGAGATTTTGAGGGACGAAGATGGGCGGATCAAGAGGGAAAATGTCGCTAAAGTCATAAAAGAGGTGGTCGTAGAGAAGATAGAGCTGGGAGAATCGGTGAAACAAAAAGCTAAAGAATTGAGTCACAAGTTGAGAGAAGAAGGTGAAGATGAGTTGCACGAAGCAGTAGAGAAGCTTAGGAGTTTATGCAAAGGTTGACGCAAGGGGGACGGGCAATGACGGCCGTTCtcccaaaagttttcaaaattttaatatcCTCTTTATAATTTTAGTTGTCAACTAAAATTATATTACATTGGATTTGAAACATAATTATCAttagttatttttgttattttgtttaatttgttttgataaaatgtgtTATGCCAAACTAACAATTACTTGGGTGGGGGCGGGGGAGGGGAAGAGATAAGTTGAATAGTACGAGGGAGAGGGTATAAGTAAGAAATCACGAATTGGAAATCTTTCACTTACACTGAAAAAATAACAATTACTTTTCTTGTAAAAGTATATCAGTACTATTTATTTTTCCATGTGATTAGTACTACTTTTGAATAATAATTAAGAAAACATTAAGTttattttaatcaaattttataaaaCAAAACAACTATTTAGTTTCTTTGATTACTATTCCCTCCATCCCAAATTGCTTATCACATTTCGGAGTTtcaactttttttaaaaaatagtgATATGATGGTGATGTTAATGGATTTGTTTTCATTATTGCCATCTAAAACTcaaatttaaatatattattaaaaatagACAAAGGTGATGATAACATTGGAAAAAGAGATCCAAAGTAATCTTGATTTTAGTAAGATAACAAATATTTTGGAACATTTCGAATTAAAAAGTATGACACTTTTAATGTGATGGAAGGATTATAACTTTTCAATAGCAACTAAGGTAACATTGTACATGTCACGCAGGAAAtcaaagaccaaaaaaaaaaaaaaaaaacaactatcgtaaattgaagaagtttcaGCCGCAGCTATCAATGCCTTGCATTGATAGTAAATACCACAATATAGAGCCTAATTTTCACATTCTTTATGCTTTGtctgtattttttaaaaatttcttatgCCTAATTATAATGTATCGAACTTTCATTTTATACTTTGTATGCTTCTTTGCTAtagaatttttttcttctattaTATCATTGATCATTCGCTCCCCCAATAAACTAAAATCCCGGGTCCGTCATTAGGTTTATGTAGCATGAACTAAGTAGCAAGAATACTGAATCGAAGGAATCCCATGTATCTCAATTGTTTATGATGAAAATATTCTATAGTATGTGTTAACGAACTAACAGAGAGCAAGGGGTTTGAAGGTAACGAATGTGATGAAGTAGCTGGACCACATCTTATCAGAAAATCATTTAATTCACAAATGTCAGAATGGACAAGATCTATCAAGTTTGTGTTTCTTTTTGCCATGGGAAAGGAAGCCTCGTCATTTTTGCTTGTATGCATGTATTATCAACCACCGGTCTTAGGCTGGTGACCACCACCAAGCCTTTAAAGCTTTTGTGTCAAAAAATTCAAACGAGTGTGTTGTGCACTCGTCTGATCCGGAGATAGTTTTATTCTCATCGGTCCCCATAGGTTCAGTTGAGCCTCCCTTGTAGTTAGATTAGAATAGAGTAGAAGTAGGAATGacgattgataaaaaaaaaaaaaaaaaagcgtgtATCAAACTTCTTTTGTCCATTGGTCAAATCATGAAGAACTATtacatttaattatttttcaaaaatcataCTATAACCCAAGTTAAACTATATAAGTAAGGTGTGTTATTGTACTtcaaactaataaaatgcaccaTCTAACAAGTTTACGCATTC
Protein-coding regions in this window:
- the LOC113713710 gene encoding UDP-glucosyltransferase 29-like, yielding MEQTSNDESNTRRFRVLMFPWLAHGHMSPFLELSKRLAQNNFQVYFCSTEVNLSFIKKDRNLDEYFSDHSIELVQLDLPHFPELPPHYHTTKNLPPHLNPTLHVAFYMGKTNFQSILDTLKPDLLIYDIFQPWASKLASLIHIPSVLFMAVGAVYWSWSYFYDAINKGYSGIDGTYPFPAIVLKDYEIKNSAAILQEFKKNASEEVLLSTTKSFEVSSDIVLLKTWREIEGKYIDHLSSCCGKKIVAVGPLAELKHDDTKKEEEEENSSHLIKFLNDRSESSVVYVSFGSECFLSEEEREEMAYGLELSNADFIWVVRFPVGHAIALEEALPEGFLERVKTRGVVVDGWAPQAKILEHPSTGGFVSHCGWGSFMESIYYGVPLLALPMLYDQPHHARLAVEIGVGIEILRDEDGRIKRENVAKVIKEVVVEKIELGESVKQKAKELSHKLREEGEDELHEAVEKLRSLCKG